The DNA segment GTGCCTGCCCGTACCCTGCCCGATTCGTTGACCTGGGAATGGGTCAGCGGAGAGCTCTCGACCATGTGGCAGCCGTTTTTGCTGGGGTCGGTGGTATGCGGACTGCTACTCGGCATCCTCGCCTACTTCACGGTGATGCTCTATTGGCGCTGGTGGGTGGCGCGGCAATGGGCGCGGCGCAAGAAAAACCGCATGCGCTGAATGCAAAACGGCCTCCGCAGTGGAGGCCGTTTTTTTGTAGCGCCTGAATAGGCCCCATCGCGAGCAGGCTCACTCCTACATTGGAACGCGCCCTTCTGTAGGAGTGAGCCTGCTCGCGATGGCAGCGACGCGGTTTCGGATCAGGTCCGCATCCCGCGACCACTCACCAGCAACCGCGCACAACCGAGATACAACACCACCGTCGCCACCAGCATGAAGGTGATCGCGATGCCGATCCGGATATCCGACACGCCAAGAATGCCGTAACGGAACGCGTTGACCATGTGCAGCACCGGGTTGGCCAGCGACACGGTCTGCCAGAACGGCGGCAGCAAGGTGATCGAGTAGAACACGCCACCGAGGTAGGTCAGCGGGGTCAGCACAAACGTCGGGATGATCGAAATGTCATCGAAGTTGCGCGCAAACACCGCGTTGATGAAGCCCAGCAGCGAGAAGATCGTCGCGGTCAGGATCACCACCAGCAAGGTCACGCCGAGGTGATGCACCTGCAGATGGGTGAAAAACAGCGACAGGATCGTCACGATGACCCCGACCATCAAGCCACGCAGCACGCCGCCAACGGTGTAGCCGATCAGGATGGTGTGCGGCGACACCGGCGAGACCATCAGTTCCTCGATGGATCGCTGGAACTTGCTGCCGAAGAAGCTCGACACCACGTTGCCGTAGGAGTTGGTGATCACCGACATCATGATCAGCCCCGGCACGATGTACTCCATGTAGGTGAAGCCACCCATGTCGCCGATCTGCCGACCAATCAGGTTACCGAAGATCACGAAATACAAAACCATGGTAATCGCCGGCGGCAGCAGCGTCTGCGGCCAGATCCGGGTAAAGCGGCGGACTTCCCGATACACGATGGTATTGAGGGCGACGAGGTTGGGACGGAACTCGGAACTCATACCGCCACCTTCGACAGATTCTTCTCTACCAGAGACACGAACAGCTCCTCGAGGCGATTGGTTTTGTTACGCAGGCTCAGCACTTCGATGTTCTGCTGCGCCAACTGGGTGAACAGCGCGGTGATACCCATGGATTTGTCGACCTGGACTTCCAGGGTATGGCCATCGAGCAACCGGGCGGGATAGCCGAGCAATTGCGGCGCGGCGTGCAAGTCGTTTTTCAGATCCAGCAGGAAGGTTTCGACGTGCAACTGGCCCAGCAGCTGTTTCATGCTGGTGTTCTCGACAATGGTGCCGTGGTCGATGATGCCGATGTTGCGGCACAGCTGCTCAGCCTCTTCCAGATAGTGCGTGGTGAGGATGATGGTGATGCCTTTCTGGTTCAGCTCGGTGAGGAACGTCCACATCGAGCGACGCAGTTCGATGTCGACGCCAGCGGTCGGCTCATCGAGGATCAGCAGGCGCGGCTCATGCACCAGGGCGCGGGCGATCATCAGTCGGCGCTTCATGCCGCCGGACAGCGAGCGCGAGGGCACATCGCGCTTGTCCCACAGGCCGAGCTGAGTCAGGTACTGCTCGGCGCGTTCCTTGGCGATTTTCGCCGGAATGCCGTAGTAACCGGCCTGGGTCACGACGATGTCGAAAGTCTTTTCGAACTGGTTGAAGTTGAACTCCTGGGGCACCACGCCGATCGAGCGCTTGAGCGCGGCGGGGTTCTTGTCCAGGTCGTGACCGAAGATATTCACCGTGCCGCTGGTCTTGTTGACCAGGGTCGAGAGAATGCCGATGGTCGTGGATTTGCCAGCGCCGTTAGGGCCGAGCAAGGCGAAAAAATCACCTTCGGCGACGTCCAGATCGATACCACTCAAGGCCTGGAACCCGTTGCCGTAGGTTTTGGTTAGCTGCCGGATGGACAGAGCGGAACTCATATCGGATTTACGCACCAAGAAGGGAAGAAGAGGAAAGATTGGGCCGGGCGGCGGACAAAACAACCACGGCGCGTGAACGCAATGGTGCTTGCCGCCGCCACACAAGTACAGTCAAGTGTGTCGATAGTTATTATCAAGTCAACGCGGTCATGACCGCTTTCTGATACGCCGGACGCTGCTTCAACCGTGCATACCAGGCTTCCAGATGCGGCTGCGAGGCACGCTCGATGGGCATCTCGAACCAGGCATAAATGAAACTGCCCAGCGGAATATCGCCCATGCCGATGTCGCTGCCGGACAGATACGGCTGGTGGGCGAGGGCCTGATCGGCCATGGACAGCAGCGCTGTGCACTCCTTGATCGCCGCGTTGATCGCCGGCCAGTCCTGCTTGTCTGCCGGTGTGCGCAATACGCCCCAGAACACCGTGCGAAACGGTCCGGCAAAACTGGAGGTGGTCCAGTCCATCCACTTGTCCGCGATGGCCCGGGCCTGCGGGTCAGCCGAGTACCACGCACTGTCTGGCGCATGTTTGGCCAGCAGATAACGCACGATGGCGTTGGATTCCCACAGCACGAAGCCGTCGTCCTCGATCACCGGTACCCGACCGTTCGGGTTCATCGCCCGATATTCGGGCGTATCAACCACTCCGAAGGCGCCACCGGCATCAATCGCCTCGTAGGCCAGGCCCAGCTCCTCGGCCGCCCACAGTGGTTTCCTGACATTCGATGAGTTTTTCCGTCCCCAGATCTTCAGCATGACCGCCTCTTTTCCAATGCGTGGGCGAGCAGCATACGCCGGATCAGGCACGGCTCAAATCACTCTGCAGATCGCCCAGCACCGTCGCCCGGTGTTCGCCGAACAGATGCGGGTAGCACTTTTCCAGGTGTTCGAAAAAGAATCGCTCCGGCACATCGGCGAACTGGCCGTGATCGACCAGATATTCCATCAGCAGCGCGCCGTCACGGTTGTACGGGTGGAAAACGCTGTCGTTGATCCCGTCGAATTCCAGCGGCGCAACGTTGAACAATTCGCAGAGCTTCTGGTTGAAGGCCGGTGTGGCTTTGACCCAGCGCTCGTTGAGAAACAGTTCGGTGTAGCCGTGCATGGCGAACACATCACTGCGCAACAGCTCCAGCAAACGCGGGGTCGACAGGTGACTCCTGACGTCGGCCAGACCAATGCGCGCGGGAATGCCGCAATGCCGCGCACACCCGGCGAGCAATGTGGCCTTGGGCACGCAATAACTTTCCCCGGCCCCCAGCGCGTAACTGCCGCACAAGGTCTGCGGGTCGAGGCTGAAGGTGTACGGGTTGTAGCGCACCGCTTCACGCACGGCGTAATAGAGACTGATCGCCTGCGCGAGCGGGTCGCGGCTGGCACCCCGGTGCTGTTCGGCGAACTCCACCACCGCCGGGTGGTCACTATCGATGAAGCGGCCGGGACTCAGATACTCGCGCATGACGATGTTCTCCTGGGTGAGCCCCGAGTCTAGCGACAGCTCAAGCACAGAGATAACGACGTTTCGGCCAAACATGGACGCAAAGACGCGGGAACGGCGAACGATTTCCCACGGATGTTGCCCACCGAACCTACGAAAACCATCCGGGGTTTCCCACAAGTTCAATCACCATGTTCTGACCAACCCGTTTTACAGATGCCGTCTAAGCTCTGGAGGGTCGGTTTGCCCTGGTTCACGGAGGATTACATATGCTGTTGTTGTGGATACTGGTTCTGATCGTCGGTGTGGCGTACCTCGCCCACCGTCGCATCGCCCCCCTGCCCGCGTTGGGTATCGTCGCCATTTACCTGCTGGCGATGGGCATTTTCAGCCATGCCCCGGGCTGGTTGCTGCTGGTGTTGTGGATCGTGCTTGCTGTGGTGGCCGTGCCGTTGCTACTGCCTGACCTGCGCCGCAAACACTTCACCGCGCCGCTGTTCAACTGGTTCCAGAAAACCCTGCCGCCGATGTCGCAGACCGAGCGCGACGCGATCGATGCCGGTACCGTCTGGTGGGACGGTGAACTGTTCAGCGGACGTCCGGACTGGGACAAACTGCTGTCCTATCCGAAAGCGCAACTGAGCGAAGAGGAACAAGCCTTCATCGACGGCCCGACCGAAGAACTCTGCGCAATGGTCACTGACTGGCAGATCGGCCAGTCGATGGATCTGCCACCCGAAGCCTGGAGCCACATCAAGGAGCACGGTTTCTTCGCCCTGATCATTCCCAAGGAGTTCGGCGGCAAGGGTTTTTCCGCCTACGCCCACTCGCAAGTGGCGATGAAACTCGCGACCCGCAGCGGCGACCTCGCCTCCACCGTAATGGTGCCCAACTCCCTCGGCCCGGCCGAACTGCTGCTGCACTACGGCACCGATGAGCAACGCAATCACTACCTGCCGCGGCTGGCGCGTGGCGACGACATTCCGTGCTTCGCCCTCACCGGCCCGCTGGCCGGTTCCGATGCTGGCGCCATGCCGGACACCGGGATCATCTGCAAAGGTGAATGGGAAGGCCAGGAAGTCATCGGTCTGCGCCTGAACTGGGAAAAACGCTACATCACCCTCGGCCCGGTCGCGACCCTGCTCGGTCTGGCCTTCAAGGCCTACGACCCGGAGCATCTGCTGGGCGACAAGGAAGACCTCGGTATCAGCCTGGCGCTGATCCCTACCGATACCGCCGGCGTGCAAATCGGTCGTCGTCACCTGCCACTGGGTGCCGCTTTCATGAACGGCCCGAACTCGGGCAAAGACGTGTTCATTCCACTGGACTTCCTCATCGGAGGCCAGGAAATGCTCGGCAAGGGCTGGATGATGCTGATGAACTGCCTGTCCGTCGGGCGTTCGATTTCGCTCCCGGCAGTCGGCACTGGCGCGGCCAAGTTCACCAGCCTGGTAACCGGTCAGTACGCGCAGATTCGTGAACAGTTCAACGTCCCGCTGTCAGCCTTCGAAGGCATTCAGGAAGCGATGGCGCGCATCGGCGGCAACGCCTGGATGATGGACGCGGCGCGCATGCTGACTGCCAACGCGGTGGATCTGGGGGAGAAACCATCGGTGCTGTCGGCGATCCTCAAGTACCACCTGACCGAACGCGGCCGCGAGTGCATCACCCACGCCATGGATGTGCACGGCGGCAAGGCGATCATCATGGGGCCGAAAAATTACCTCGGCCGTAGCTGGAACGGCGCGCCGATCTTCATCACCGTGGAAGGCGCGAACATCCTCTCGCGCAACTTGATGATCTTCGGTCAGGGCGCGATCCGCTGCCATCCGTTCGTCCTCAAGGAAATGGCCCTCGCCGGCCGTGAAGACAAAGACCAGGCACTGAAAGAGTTCGATGGCCTGCTGCTCAAGCACATCGGATTTGCGGTGGGTAACGCGGCCAGCACCCTGGTGCTGAACCTGGGCTTCGGCCACTTCGAACATGCGCCTGGGGACAGGATCAGCCAAGGTTATTTCCGCGCACTCAACCGTCAGGCCGCAGCATTTGCCATGCTCGCCGACTTCAGCATGATGTTGCTGGGCGGCGAACTGAAACGTCGCGAACGCCTGTCCGCGCGTCTGGGCGATGTATTGAGCAACCTGTATCTGGCCTCCGCCGCGCTCAAGCGTTATCACGACCTGGACTCCCCGGCGCATATGGAGCCGTTGTTCCGTTGGGCCATGGAAGAAAGCCTCGGTCAGTCGGAACGAGCGCTGGATGAACTGCTGAGCAACTTCCCGAACAAAGTGTTCGGCTATCTGTTGCGAGTAATCGTGTTCCCGTTCGGTCGTCGCCACAAAGGCCCTTCGGACAAACTGGGTGCCGAAGTGGCAGCTGTGATCGGTCGCGCCAAAGGCGATCCGACCCTCGAAGAACTGCTCGCCGGCTGCTATCGCCCACAGTCTGCCGACGATGCCGTCGGTGCTCTGCAACACGCCAGCGATCTGCTGACTGCCGCGCAACCGCTGCACAAGAAACTGCACACGGCGCTGAAAAGCGGTCAGGTCAAACCGGTGGCTGGCGAACACGCCATCGACGCTGCACTGGAGGCCGGGGTGTTGCAAGCGGCGGAAGCGCAGACCCTGCGCGATGCCGAAGCGGCACGGCGCAAGGTGATCGACGTCGATGATTTCGACAAGGAAGAGCTGAAGCTGGCTGAGGGTAAAGTCCGCTGATGCTGACGACCGTGTAGCTGTTTATTTATGAAAAACGGGCGCGAGAGCTTTATACTCCCGCGCCCGTTTTGCTCTTGAGGACTTATCTCGTGTCCAACGTCGTTGCCGATCATCTGGTTTTGCTCGACCATCTGCGCAGTATCCTGGTCGCCGTAGGTGAGGCCGAACAGGTTCCCGAAGAAAGCCATGCCTTGTTCCTGGAGCGCTTCGACGAACTGCTGGCGTCCCTGCCGATCGACCCGATCGAAAGCCAGTACCTGGGCCAGGACATCCTGACCCAAGTGATTACCCGTTATCCGCAAATTGCCCACCTGATTCCACGGGATCTGCTGTGGTTCTTCGCCGGCGACTGCCTGCACTACCTGTCAGATGAAGAAATCGATCTGTATCAGGCACTGGAAGAACGTCGCTACGAAGCCGAACAGAACGACGAACCGTTCGACTGGAATCAGGAAAAGCAGCTGATGGCGATGTCTGCACAAGACAGCAAGCACTAAGCTTCCAAAGAGCAAAAGATCGCAGCCTGCGGCAGCTCCTACACAATCCATGTAGGAGCTGCCGCAGGCTGCGATCTTTTGCTTTTAAAGCAGCCCCTCGCTCTCCGGTAATTCATACGCCATCGCCAGATTATTCGGCGCCCCCGCCTTCCCCGGCTTGCTCAACGTCGGCTCCTTCTCCAGGCACTCCACCAGATAATCGATGAATACCCGCAGCTTCGGCGGCAGGTAACGCGTCGGCGAATGCAGCAACCACAGCCCACCGTGATACGAAGCCAGGAACGTCCATTCCGGCAGCACCTGCACAATCAACTTCTGCTCCAAGGCATAGCGCGCGGTGAAGTACGGCAGGCTGCCGATACCGATGTGCTGCAACACTGCTCCCAGCCGCACGCCGGTGTGGTTGGCGGCATAGCGGCCACGCACGCCGACGGTTACCGCTTTACTGCCCTTCTTGAATTTCCAGCGTGCATCGCTCGGGGTTTCCCCCAGATAGATGCAACTGTGATCAAGCAGGTCATGCGGGTGGGTCGGGGTGCCGTGTTCGGCCAGGTATTGCGGGGTGGCGCAGAGCAAATGGTCGATGGTCAGCAACTGCCGCCCGACCAGCCCGGCCGGTGGTCGATCAGTGATGCGAATCGCCAGATCGACATGATCGTCAATCAAATCAACCTGCCGGTCTTCCAACAGCAACTCGACATCGACCTTGGGATAACGCCGCAGAAACTCGGGCATGTGCGGATGAATCACGAAACGCCCGACCGCTTTCGGCACACTGACCCGCACCAGCCCTTCCGCCTCGTGGGTGAACTGCCCGCTGATCTCCATCACCGATTTCGCGGCGCTGACCATCTCCTGACAGCGCTTGAACACTTCCTCGCCACCGTCACTCAAGCGCAATTTGCGGGTGGTGCGCTGCAACAAACGCGTGGCCAAGGCCTTCTCCAGCCGAGAAATGCTGCGGCTGATCGCGGACGGCGACGAACCGAGTTGGCGGGCAGCCTCGGAGAAGCTGCCGGTCTCCACGACCTTGACGAAAATCGCCATTTCACCGAGCAGTGGCAGCGGTAGATTGATGCTCACAGCGCACAAGTCCTTTGATGTTTGAACGGATTATCACGTTATTGCACGATTCATATAATAAAAATAGAAACTTTAATAAGGGCATGGAATATGACGCTTCGCCTCTTTTTCCATAGTGATGACCTCAAGGCTAATGTGGAAGTCCTCGACTGCACGCCCCACGAGAACGAATTTGCCGTGGTGCTGCGCGCCACCCTGTTTCACCCGCAAGGCGGTGGTCAGCCTTGTGATACCGGCATGATCGGCGAAAGCCAGGTGCTGCGCGTGGTGCAGGAGCCCGACCGGATCGTGCATTACGTCGATCGTCCGGTGAAACTGGGCATGACCTGTATTCACGTCGATGAACAACGTCGCCGCTACAACACCCGCATGCATTCTGCCGGGCATTTGATCGGGCATTTCGTCCAGGCCATGGGCTGGACACCGGTCAAGGCACACCACTGGCCAGACGAAGGCCGGGTGCAGTTCAAGCCGGGCGACGCAGCTCAGGAAGTCGACGCGCCAACCGTTCAATACGGAATAAGTCAGTGGATCGAACACGATCTGCCACGCCTGACCTCGCTGCGCGAGGGCGCGCGGGAAATCGGTTTTGGCGAACTGCCAGCCTACGGCTGCGGTGGCACCCATGTACGCAGCCTGAAGGATTTGGGCACAGTCACGATCGCCTCCCTTTCGCAGAAGAAAGGCACGTTATCCGTCCACTACAGCGTGGATTAAGCATCTCGGGCGTTGCTCCACGCAGCGTCCGACGCCGGGGGAACCGCAATCGCCGGTTCCGTTGACTATCGATAGATGGACCTAAAAACAATGATGCTAGACGTCGAGCGTCTCGATGAGACGTGCATAAAAAAACTGGCCAACGAAGAAGTCCTCGCCATCCGCGTCAAAGGCTTTTTGCCTGAGCCGCTGGCGATCCAGATTGGCGACAAGATTCTGGCTCCGGGCTTCGAGGGCTACATCAACGCGCCGAGCATCGGCCGGATCGGCATGGCATTTTACGAGGCGGAAAACCAGCCGTTGCTGATCGAGGACTACTTCGAACGCGCCGCCAGTAACATCGCCGAACTGCGCGAGCGTTGTGCGCCCTACTCCTCGCCGGTCGACACCCTGCGCTGCATGCTCGATGAGTCATGGCCGGCCGGTGCCCATCTGGAAAACCTCTACGGCCGCAAGATGTACGTCGGCCTGTCACGGGTGGTCAAACCCGGCGTGTGCTTTCTTGCCCATCACGACATTTTCGCCAAAGACGCCCCGGACAGCTTTCAGGCCCGCAGCCTGGAGGCGCAGTTCGCCTGCAACGTCTACCTGAACATGCCGACCGAAGGCGGCGCGCTGCAGATGTGGGACGACGACATCACCCCGGATCAGTTCGACGAGATGCGCGGTGACAGTTACGGCATCGACCCGGCGCTGCTCGGCCCACCGACCCTTGAAGTGCGGCCGCAACCGGGAGACTTCATCATGTTCAATT comes from the Pseudomonas sp. RSB 5.4 genome and includes:
- a CDS encoding ABC transporter permease → MSSEFRPNLVALNTIVYREVRRFTRIWPQTLLPPAITMVLYFVIFGNLIGRQIGDMGGFTYMEYIVPGLIMMSVITNSYGNVVSSFFGSKFQRSIEELMVSPVSPHTILIGYTVGGVLRGLMVGVIVTILSLFFTHLQVHHLGVTLLVVILTATIFSLLGFINAVFARNFDDISIIPTFVLTPLTYLGGVFYSITLLPPFWQTVSLANPVLHMVNAFRYGILGVSDIRIGIAITFMLVATVVLYLGCARLLVSGRGMRT
- a CDS encoding PA2817 family protein, yielding MSNVVADHLVLLDHLRSILVAVGEAEQVPEESHALFLERFDELLASLPIDPIESQYLGQDILTQVITRYPQIAHLIPRDLLWFFAGDCLHYLSDEEIDLYQALEERRYEAEQNDEPFDWNQEKQLMAMSAQDSKH
- a CDS encoding alanyl-tRNA editing protein yields the protein MTLRLFFHSDDLKANVEVLDCTPHENEFAVVLRATLFHPQGGGQPCDTGMIGESQVLRVVQEPDRIVHYVDRPVKLGMTCIHVDEQRRRYNTRMHSAGHLIGHFVQAMGWTPVKAHHWPDEGRVQFKPGDAAQEVDAPTVQYGISQWIEHDLPRLTSLREGAREIGFGELPAYGCGGTHVRSLKDLGTVTIASLSQKKGTLSVHYSVD
- a CDS encoding acyl-CoA dehydrogenase, with translation MLLLWILVLIVGVAYLAHRRIAPLPALGIVAIYLLAMGIFSHAPGWLLLVLWIVLAVVAVPLLLPDLRRKHFTAPLFNWFQKTLPPMSQTERDAIDAGTVWWDGELFSGRPDWDKLLSYPKAQLSEEEQAFIDGPTEELCAMVTDWQIGQSMDLPPEAWSHIKEHGFFALIIPKEFGGKGFSAYAHSQVAMKLATRSGDLASTVMVPNSLGPAELLLHYGTDEQRNHYLPRLARGDDIPCFALTGPLAGSDAGAMPDTGIICKGEWEGQEVIGLRLNWEKRYITLGPVATLLGLAFKAYDPEHLLGDKEDLGISLALIPTDTAGVQIGRRHLPLGAAFMNGPNSGKDVFIPLDFLIGGQEMLGKGWMMLMNCLSVGRSISLPAVGTGAAKFTSLVTGQYAQIREQFNVPLSAFEGIQEAMARIGGNAWMMDAARMLTANAVDLGEKPSVLSAILKYHLTERGRECITHAMDVHGGKAIIMGPKNYLGRSWNGAPIFITVEGANILSRNLMIFGQGAIRCHPFVLKEMALAGREDKDQALKEFDGLLLKHIGFAVGNAASTLVLNLGFGHFEHAPGDRISQGYFRALNRQAAAFAMLADFSMMLLGGELKRRERLSARLGDVLSNLYLASAALKRYHDLDSPAHMEPLFRWAMEESLGQSERALDELLSNFPNKVFGYLLRVIVFPFGRRHKGPSDKLGAEVAAVIGRAKGDPTLEELLAGCYRPQSADDAVGALQHASDLLTAAQPLHKKLHTALKSGQVKPVAGEHAIDAALEAGVLQAAEAQTLRDAEAARRKVIDVDDFDKEELKLAEGKVR
- a CDS encoding glutathione S-transferase, whose protein sequence is MLKIWGRKNSSNVRKPLWAAEELGLAYEAIDAGGAFGVVDTPEYRAMNPNGRVPVIEDDGFVLWESNAIVRYLLAKHAPDSAWYSADPQARAIADKWMDWTTSSFAGPFRTVFWGVLRTPADKQDWPAINAAIKECTALLSMADQALAHQPYLSGSDIGMGDIPLGSFIYAWFEMPIERASQPHLEAWYARLKQRPAYQKAVMTALT
- a CDS encoding LysR family transcriptional regulator, with the protein product MSINLPLPLLGEMAIFVKVVETGSFSEAARQLGSSPSAISRSISRLEKALATRLLQRTTRKLRLSDGGEEVFKRCQEMVSAAKSVMEISGQFTHEAEGLVRVSVPKAVGRFVIHPHMPEFLRRYPKVDVELLLEDRQVDLIDDHVDLAIRITDRPPAGLVGRQLLTIDHLLCATPQYLAEHGTPTHPHDLLDHSCIYLGETPSDARWKFKKGSKAVTVGVRGRYAANHTGVRLGAVLQHIGIGSLPYFTARYALEQKLIVQVLPEWTFLASYHGGLWLLHSPTRYLPPKLRVFIDYLVECLEKEPTLSKPGKAGAPNNLAMAYELPESEGLL
- a CDS encoding ABC transporter ATP-binding protein, with the translated sequence MSSALSIRQLTKTYGNGFQALSGIDLDVAEGDFFALLGPNGAGKSTTIGILSTLVNKTSGTVNIFGHDLDKNPAALKRSIGVVPQEFNFNQFEKTFDIVVTQAGYYGIPAKIAKERAEQYLTQLGLWDKRDVPSRSLSGGMKRRLMIARALVHEPRLLILDEPTAGVDIELRRSMWTFLTELNQKGITIILTTHYLEEAEQLCRNIGIIDHGTIVENTSMKQLLGQLHVETFLLDLKNDLHAAPQLLGYPARLLDGHTLEVQVDKSMGITALFTQLAQQNIEVLSLRNKTNRLEELFVSLVEKNLSKVAV
- a CDS encoding 2OG-Fe(II) oxygenase, whose amino-acid sequence is MMLDVERLDETCIKKLANEEVLAIRVKGFLPEPLAIQIGDKILAPGFEGYINAPSIGRIGMAFYEAENQPLLIEDYFERAASNIAELRERCAPYSSPVDTLRCMLDESWPAGAHLENLYGRKMYVGLSRVVKPGVCFLAHHDIFAKDAPDSFQARSLEAQFACNVYLNMPTEGGALQMWDDDITPDQFDEMRGDSYGIDPALLGPPTLEVRPQPGDFIMFNSRCMHSVTPGVADPRLSLSFFVGYRGNASPLTFWS
- a CDS encoding transglutaminase family protein produces the protein MREYLSPGRFIDSDHPAVVEFAEQHRGASRDPLAQAISLYYAVREAVRYNPYTFSLDPQTLCGSYALGAGESYCVPKATLLAGCARHCGIPARIGLADVRSHLSTPRLLELLRSDVFAMHGYTELFLNERWVKATPAFNQKLCELFNVAPLEFDGINDSVFHPYNRDGALLMEYLVDHGQFADVPERFFFEHLEKCYPHLFGEHRATVLGDLQSDLSRA